In the genome of Microbacterium paraoxydans, the window GGGGACGAGCACGGTGGCGCCGCCGTCGGCGAGCTCGTAGGGAACGGAGGCGGAGCGCAGCTGCTCCACGACGGCGTTCGCGTCGGAGGCGTTCAGGCCGGAGAACAGCGGCGTGTAGGTGGGGCGGCTGAGCCAGCTGGACAGGGCGATGATGCCGAGCGCGAGCACGGCGATGCCGATGATGGCGATGGTCCGCTGCGCGAGCGAGAATCCGGCGATCATCCGCCGCATCCGCTGGAACGCCCCGGTCACTGCCGGGGGCATCAGGCCTGCATCCGCATGATCTCGTTGAACGCGTCGACGCCCTTGTTGCGGACGGCGGCGACGAGCTCGAGGGTGACGGCAGCGCGCGAGGAGGCGATCATCGCGGCGTGGATGTCGTCGAGGTCGCCGGTCACGGCGGCGACCTTCAGGGCGTCGGACTCGGACTGCAGCGAGCGCAGCTCGTCGATCGCCCCGGTGACACTGTTCGCGAAGGCCGCGTCGTCGCCGGTCTTGGCGCCCGTCACGGGCGAAGTGGTCATGCCGAGGGACGAGGCGACGGCCTCGATGCCGGCCACGGCGCTCACGAGTTCCGTCCGATCTGCAGCGCCGCCTCGTAGGAGTTGCGGGCACGGTCCACGATCGCCGCGCTCGCCTGGTATCCGCG includes:
- the fliE gene encoding flagellar hook-basal body complex protein FliE, coding for MTTSPVTGAKTGDDAAFANSVTGAIDELRSLQSESDALKVAAVTGDLDDIHAAMIASSRAAVTLELVAAVRNKGVDAFNEIMRMQA